The Denticeps clupeoides chromosome 1, fDenClu1.1, whole genome shotgun sequence genome segment acagtaaagcatcctgagaccattcatgtgtggggctgcttctcatccaagggagtgggctcactcacaaatttgccaaagaacacaGCCAGGAaaaaagaatggtaccaaaacatcctcccaACAATCCaaaaacagtttggtgaagaacaatgccttttccagcctAATGGAGCCCTGTGTCATAAGGCcaaaagtgataactaagtggcttgaggaacaaaacattgaaattttgagtccatggccaggaaactcccttcagtagatccctggagctgtgtgaagtccCATCTTGCTTTAAATGCTCCACCCAGTCCCCAATAAGTCCTCCATCACCGAACTGTATGAATAAAGGCCTGTCATTCAAACATCTGTGGTTGGCCTGCCTGAAGACTGTTACAGAACAGTTGCTAGACACCTTGCAGTTTGAAAAACATGGTTGATGTAAACGAATGACTGCACATATGCCAGGATAATTTTTGTGGAATTTAGCTCTGCATTCAACACTATTGTTCAGGAAGctctctcctcctttttttttttttttttttttttcctggagctCTTCagggatgtgtcctctcccctcTGCTTTTCTCCCTTGACACAAATGGTTACACCATTCTGGTGATCCATATTTTTAAGGAATATTGCTGCTGAACAATATTTCTCGATGTGGCAGGTGCATTACTCTACTGAATGATTCCACTGCCATCAAGGAAAACTGCTGCCTTGAAAGGATGGGTGTCATCTTCAAATTTGGCTTCATCCCATGAGTTATGAGTTAGCCTGCAAGTTGTAAATAAATTGACATGCTACTTTCTCCGGTTTTGATAATTCGTAAGATTTATCAATGCAATCTGAACTGGGAAAAAGAAGCagataatgtaatgtaaatctaATGCGGTTAcaaattttaataatgaaaGTATGTTCTGTAGTACCATGCATGTAATAAAATTTTCTGCTGCTTCTGTGTAGACAATGAATTCATTGTTAGACACTCTTTATTTGATGTCCCCGGCATTATTCTTGATAACACTTCATGTGTTAGCTTCTAAGGCCATACAAAGATCTAATCACACATTCTAGAAAGACTGTTTATTCTTATTTCTGATAGAAAACAAGTACATCAGAACGCCCCACATACACACGCTCCATTACACATTTAAAGGCTTTTCTAGAGACTGCGATATCAACTAAATCAAGTGCATCAGGGCAGTAACATTTCTGACATCTTCCATAAAAATCCACTCAGCTGTGTCTGAAGGCTTTATACCAAAAATGCTACTACATTAATGTTTACAATGTAGAGCTAAGCCTCTCTCACGGAAATAAGCtcaaaacaatgaaatgttgGGATGATGGTCTTGTAACAAACAGTCTGCATTGGCACTGAAAGGTAGATGGGCTGTCTTCAGGTCACTCTCAAACCTTCTTTATGTTCTCGTATGTGAAGAAAGTGAACCTCTATCCCATTAGATATCCGctagaaaagacagaaaagtatTGGTAAGTCGCCAAAACACATTCTAAGATGTTTCATGTCTAATTTTGTTTGTGCAagctgcagaaaaatatatCTGTGATCAGAAATTCAGTCATGTTAGGCTTACAATGATTTCCTTTAACTTTTCTGGGGGTTACTGGGATAGAACAACTGACATccttaataattaaaaaaaaaaaaaaaaaagattttggtgCACAATACTTTTGGATTTTGTATCCAAGTGAATATATATGAACCAGAACTGTTATGCTCTCAGTACAAAATAACACAGTTAGAACACAATTCATTGCTAATTGTCTAATTAATATCCTCACCTAATAAGCAAAAGTCAGCAAATCTCTGTTTAGCTATTCAATTTGATTACCTATTTATTATAATGTACCTTCCATTAAAGTTGCAAAAACATTACTAATGCAAGATGAAACAAAAATAGACAATACAATATCAGTTTTGAGGTGTCAAAGATGTATATGGAATGTCTAGCACAGATCGCACTAAACTAGCAGTTTATCATGCTGCCTTGTAATgccataatatataaaataatatattataagtTACAGATCAGTTACTGTCAACTGCATTGGTTCTCACACTCCATTGAACTCTGAAACCCTACTTTCTTGTCCTTTTCTTGAACTAGCTGTGAACTGGTATAATAAACTGAAGAAATACCTGCCAGTTACATAAAGGTACATTCTGATGTgaacttgtgttttttaatttggtctcacaatgacagtggCACTACGATAATTAGGACAGACTGCTGTCTAATCAGCTGAATAAGGAAGCGAAATCTTGCTCATTGCTCCCATTAAAAACAAGAATCAAACTCAAACATGTGAATTGAGTGTAACTCAATGTATAAACCGAAACATGAGCAAATCATACACCAAGAAACACAGCAGTCTGGTAATGTTTTCAACTGATCTCAGGTGACTGCTTATGACATATTATGACTAAGTGATATGCATATATGTTGCCAATGTAAAGCAACACAGCAGAAGACCCCAGGAATAACTGCTGTAACCAAACACAATGTCATAATAAATGTGTACATGTCCAGGGTCACCTGGAAGCAGATAGAATTGGACTTACGGTAGCTTCATCCTCATGAAGACCCTGGCCATGAAGAAGCTAAGCAAGACACTGACAAAACCAATGAAGAGCAGCAGGAACCGATTCAGTTTTGGAATGTTGGGAGCATTGGAGCGATCCAGGATTATGAAGCCCAGGCCTCCCATGGTGAAGAGGAAACTGGAAGCCAGACCCTCCATAATGTACTGCCCATTGACCCTGGAAGTACAAAGAACATGCAGAGAGAGAtgttcggggcagtggtggcctagcggttaaagaagtggccccgttatcagaaggttgctggttcgaatccttagccgccaaggtaccactgaggtgccccacaaactgctccacgggcgcctgtcatggctgcccactgctaaccaagggtgatgggttaaaagcagaggacacgattcgttgtgtgtgctgtgttgcagtgtttcacaatgacaatcactgcacaaAAAAGAATTAGGATTATTTTGattcatttgacattttttctttattaatttttacatgTGTTTACTAACCCTTACATGAATGAGAGTTTTGATGGCCCTTTAAGACAGATTATAGACAGGTTATTTAAGGTTATAGAAAAAACTTTTGCTCTGTAACTGGAGTGGAACAGCAAGCAACAAATGCAATAATGCAAGACCCTGGATAGCTAAATTGGTAGAGCATCAGACACTtcatctgagggtccagggttaaAGTCCCTGTTCAGGTGTACTCTTAGTGGGACagtctgaggtccccttgagcaaggtaatgttacacacactgctccactgctctcaaatggtgatgggttaaatgcagaggactagtgctgcagtgtatcacaaatAATCCAGTTCACTTTCAACATGACATGAGCAACTAATCAATTGCTACATTTATAGGCAAATGTTTTAATAGAGTGAAAGCATGaattcaaacattttcaaactCAACTTACCTGTAAGCCAAGAAGGCAACGGGTCGCTGATGACCATGTTCATCAGTCATTGAACCTACACTAGGCGGCTCCACAATAACATCATAGATTATGCCTGAAACATAGCAAGTCAGTGACAGTTAGAAAAGCTACAGCGAGACCGCAACTTGTCGCAGCTTGTTCTAATGAACAATGCAAATAATACCATCAGCCCATAACAAAGACAGCTAGGTGGAGTTCTGCAAATACATCCATTCAtgcttcattcattcatccaacGCCAGAACAACCCCAGATTAACCAAAAGGATGTCGACGAGACGGGTCACTTCATGGAAACATGGCGCGACTCGGTAGGATTTAGCAAATATTCCGCAAATATGGTTATACGTAATAACGCAAGACGACTAACTCTGCTGAGGTCGAGCGCAGGCCGACTCACCGCCAGTGATAAGAAAGTAGGACACAATGACCACGGCGTACACCGTCATAGCCGAGGGCATGTGCAGCCACCAGGGCTTCTTCAGTTTTATATTCGGACATTCTAATACAGTAAACG includes the following:
- the ostc gene encoding oligosaccharyltransferase complex subunit ostc, coding for METLYSIPFTVLECPNIKLKKPWWLHMPSAMTVYAVVIVSYFLITGGIIYDVIVEPPSVGSMTDEHGHQRPVAFLAYRVNGQYIMEGLASSFLFTMGGLGFIILDRSNAPNIPKLNRFLLLFIGFVSVLLSFFMARVFMRMKLPGYLMG